The Shewanella zhangzhouensis genome has a window encoding:
- the pntB gene encoding Re/Si-specific NAD(P)(+) transhydrogenase subunit beta: MSQGLVTAAYIVAALCFILSLAGLSRQETAKQGNLFGITGMAIALIATILNPETSGVHWIILAMVIGGAIGVRLALKVEMTEMPELVAILHSFVGMAAVLVGFNSFIDVHPQAVTEVVISVGGNIDQSLEAAKAALQEASKAAEGHQLTGAMLSIHLVEVFLGVFIGAVTFTGSVVAFCKLRGLISSKPLMLPHRHKLNLLAVLVSFGLMVLFVKADGAMVPLIIMTLIAFAFGWHLVASIGGADMPVVVSMLNSYSGWAAAAAGFMLSNDLLIVTGALVGSSGAILSYIMCKAMNRSFISVIAGGFGTDGAVSSGDEEMGEYRETNAEDVADMLKNASSVIITPGYGMAVAQAQYPVAEITQKLRDRGIEVRFGIHPVAGRLPGHMNVLLAEAKVPYDIVLEMDEINEDFPETDVVLVIGANDTVNPAASEDPASPIAGMPVLEVWKAQTVIGFKRSMNTGYAGVQNPLFFRDNTQMLFGDAKDSVEAILKAL, from the coding sequence GTGTCTCAAGGACTGGTAACAGCAGCCTACATAGTAGCAGCGCTGTGTTTTATTTTGAGTCTCGCGGGCCTGTCCCGTCAGGAGACCGCCAAGCAGGGTAACCTCTTTGGTATCACGGGCATGGCCATTGCGCTTATTGCCACTATCCTCAACCCGGAAACCAGTGGTGTGCACTGGATCATTCTCGCCATGGTTATCGGCGGCGCCATTGGCGTGCGTCTGGCCCTCAAGGTGGAAATGACCGAGATGCCCGAACTGGTGGCCATTCTCCACAGCTTTGTGGGTATGGCAGCCGTGCTGGTTGGCTTTAACAGCTTTATCGACGTGCATCCCCAAGCGGTCACCGAAGTGGTGATTAGCGTGGGTGGCAACATCGACCAGAGCCTCGAAGCCGCCAAGGCCGCATTGCAGGAAGCGAGCAAGGCCGCCGAAGGTCATCAGCTGACCGGTGCCATGCTCAGCATCCATCTGGTGGAAGTGTTCCTCGGCGTCTTTATCGGTGCCGTGACCTTCACCGGCTCTGTGGTGGCCTTCTGTAAGCTGCGCGGGCTGATTTCCTCCAAGCCACTGATGCTGCCACATCGCCACAAGCTCAACCTGCTGGCGGTACTGGTGTCCTTTGGCCTGATGGTGCTGTTTGTGAAAGCCGACGGCGCCATGGTGCCCCTTATCATCATGACACTTATCGCCTTTGCCTTTGGCTGGCATCTGGTGGCCAGCATCGGCGGCGCCGACATGCCGGTGGTAGTGTCGATGCTGAACTCCTACTCAGGCTGGGCGGCGGCAGCGGCGGGCTTTATGCTCTCCAACGACCTGCTTATCGTCACCGGTGCCCTGGTGGGCTCCTCGGGTGCCATCCTGTCTTACATCATGTGTAAGGCGATGAACCGCTCGTTTATTTCGGTGATTGCCGGCGGTTTTGGTACCGATGGCGCCGTGTCCAGCGGTGATGAAGAAATGGGTGAATACCGCGAAACCAACGCCGAAGATGTGGCCGACATGCTGAAAAACGCAAGCTCAGTTATCATCACCCCCGGCTACGGTATGGCGGTGGCCCAGGCTCAGTATCCTGTGGCCGAAATCACCCAGAAGCTGCGTGACCGTGGCATCGAAGTACGCTTCGGTATCCACCCGGTGGCCGGTCGTCTGCCAGGCCACATGAACGTCCTTTTGGCCGAGGCCAAGGTGCCTTACGACATAGTGCTGGAAATGGATGAAATCAACGAAGACTTCCCTGAGACCGATGTAGTGCTGGTGATTGGTGCCAACGACACCGTGAACCCAGCGGCCTCGGAAGACCCGGCCAGCCCCATCGCCGGTATGCCGGTGCTGGAAGTGTGGAAAGCCCAAACCGTTATCGGTTTCAAGCGCTCCATGAACACGGGCTACGCCGGGGTACAGAACCCGCTGTTCTTCCGCGATAACACCCAGATGTTGTTTGGCGATGCCAAGGACAGTGTTGAAGCGATTTTGAAGGCGCTGTAA